Proteins found in one Oreochromis niloticus isolate F11D_XX linkage group LG22, O_niloticus_UMD_NMBU, whole genome shotgun sequence genomic segment:
- the smap2 gene encoding stromal membrane-associated protein 2 isoform X3 — MGNAKAKRLYEAFLPECFQRPETDQAAEIFIRDKYEKKKYMDKVIDIQMLRKEKSCDNIPKEPVVFEKMKLKKDVSPKTDSQSVTDLLGLDAPAPSPAVSNGRGCVPDSNESPVMSNAALAHSALDLFSSLAAPSPASSTKSTSVSSTMPQSRVTASVPENLSLFLGPAPKAEEGTVKKLSKDSILSLYASTPSVHASSMAAHAGLYMNQMGYPTHPYGPYHSLAQAGGMGGTMMTSQMAMMGQQQSGVMAVPQNSMIGIQQNCMMGQQNGLMGAQGVTAQPSGVVPSPYMTGMMGQQQTGMMVQQQNSIIGQQQSGMIGQQQQVGGLPALPQQQAYGVQQAQQLQWNISQMTQHMAGVNLYNTSGMMGYSGQQMGGSAAPSSAHMTAHVWK; from the exons ATGGGAAATGCCAAGGCCAAACGGCTCTACGAGGCTTTTTTACCCGAGTGCTTCCAGCGTCCCGAGACAGACCAGGCTGCCGAGATCTTCATTAGGGACAAATACGAAAAGAAGAAATACATGGATAAAGTTATTGACATCCAGATGCTCAGG AAAGAAAAGAGTTGTGACAACATCCCAAAGGAGCCAGTTGTATTTGAGAAGATGAAATTG AAAAAAGACGTCAGCCCAAAGACAGATTCCCAGTCTGTCACAGACCTGCTCGGACTAG ATGCCCCAGCTCCAAGCCCTGCGGTGTCTAATGGTAGAGGATGTGTTCCAGACAGTAATGAGAGCCCAGTGATGTCTAACGCAGCCCTTGCACACTCTGCCCTGGATCTCTTCAGCTCCCTCGCAGCCCCCTCCCCTGCTTCCTCTACAAAAAGCACG TCTGTTTCCAGCACCATGCCTCAGAGCAGAGTGACTGCCTCAGTGCCTGAGAATCTGAGCTTGTTCTTAGGCCCAGCACCCAAAGCAGAGGAGGGCACAGTCAAGAAACTATCCAAGGACTCCATTCTTTCCCTGTACGCCTCCACTCCCTCGGTACATGCCAGCAGTATGGCCGCACATG CAGGCTTGTACATGAACCAAATGGGATATCCAACACACCCGTACGGTCCATACCATTCTTTAGCCCAGGCAGGGGGAATGGGAGGCACTATGATGACATCACAGATGGCCATGATGGGGCAGCAGCAGAGCGGGGTGATGGCGGTGCCACAAAACAGCATGATTGGAATTCAGCAGAACTGCATGATGGGGCAGCAGAATGGCTTAATGGGTGCTCAGGGTGTCACAGCTCAGCCTAGCGGCGTTGTGCCGTCGCCCTACATGACAGGAATGATGGGACAGCAGCAAACTGGAATGATGGTACAGCAGCAGAACAGCATTATAGGACAGCAACAAAGTGGGATGAtaggacagcagcagcaggttgggGGTTTGCCCGCATTACCCCAGCAGCAGGCTTACGGAGTCCAGCAAGCCCAGCAGCTACAGTGGAACATCAGccag ATGACTCAGCACATGGCCGGCGTGAATCTTTACAACACCAGCGGTATGATGGGATACAGCGGTCAACAAATGGGAGGTTCAGCAGCTCCAAGTTCGGCACACATGACAGCGCACGTGTGGAAATGA